One region of Flavobacterium lipolyticum genomic DNA includes:
- the ygiD gene encoding 4,5-DOPA dioxygenase extradiol, protein MTTLNDLHSISSSFSNTDKMPVLFLGHGSPMNAIEENQFVTGFRDLAKTLPQPNAILCISAHWFTNGTKVTAMQMPRTIHDFGGFPQALFEVQYPAKGSPELAHETKKILEPVLVDLDEHWGLDHGAWSVIKHLYPEANVPVIQLSIDYTKSGQYHFELAQKLQSLRRKGVLIIGSGNIVHNLRLVDFRNFDKDNYGYDWAIEARETINSHLLNDNFQPLIDFEKMNKATQLAIPTPEHYLPLLYTLGLKEKSEELSLFNDKLLAGSLSMTSVKIM, encoded by the coding sequence ATGACAACACTAAACGACTTACATTCGATTTCGTCTTCGTTTTCGAATACTGATAAAATGCCGGTTTTGTTTTTGGGACACGGGAGTCCCATGAATGCGATTGAAGAAAATCAATTTGTAACCGGTTTTCGGGATCTCGCAAAAACATTGCCGCAGCCCAATGCTATTTTGTGTATTTCGGCTCACTGGTTTACCAATGGTACCAAAGTAACAGCGATGCAAATGCCCAGAACGATTCATGATTTCGGAGGATTTCCTCAAGCCCTTTTTGAGGTGCAGTATCCTGCAAAAGGAAGTCCGGAATTGGCCCATGAGACTAAAAAAATATTAGAACCTGTGCTGGTAGATTTAGACGAGCACTGGGGACTGGATCATGGTGCCTGGAGTGTGATCAAACATCTGTATCCGGAAGCGAACGTTCCTGTGATTCAGTTGAGTATTGATTATACAAAGTCGGGACAATATCATTTTGAGTTGGCACAAAAACTACAATCCTTACGCCGCAAAGGAGTTTTAATTATTGGAAGCGGAAACATTGTTCATAATTTGCGATTGGTCGATTTCAGGAACTTTGATAAAGACAATTACGGTTACGATTGGGCAATTGAAGCGAGGGAAACCATCAACAGTCACTTATTAAACGATAATTTTCAGCCTTTGATTGACTTCGAAAAAATGAATAAAGCGACCCAATTGGCAATTCCTACTCCCGAGCATTATTTGCCATTATTATATACTTTAGGATTAAAAGAAAAGTCGGAAGAACTTAGTTTGTTTAATGATAAACTATTAGCAGGTTCTTTGAGCATGACATCGGTGAAAATAATGTAA
- the kdsB gene encoding 3-deoxy-manno-octulosonate cytidylyltransferase: protein MKIIAVIPARYASTRFPAKLMQDLGGKTVILRTYEATVATKLFDDVFVVTDSDLIYNEIVNQGGKAIRSIKEHESGSDRIAEAVAGLDVDIVVNVQGDEPFTEAGPLEQVLSVFKDDRERKIDLASLMREITDETEINNPNNVKVVVDQSQFALYFSRSVIPYPRDKDVGVRYFQHIGIYAFRKQALLDFYSLPMKSLEASEKLEQLRYLEFGKRIKMVETTHVGIGIDTAEDLEKARAILKDI, encoded by the coding sequence ATGAAGATTATAGCTGTAATTCCGGCGCGATATGCATCAACACGTTTTCCTGCTAAACTAATGCAGGATTTAGGAGGGAAAACCGTGATTTTAAGAACGTATGAGGCAACCGTCGCTACAAAATTATTTGACGATGTATTTGTGGTGACTGATTCCGATTTAATTTATAATGAAATTGTAAATCAGGGCGGAAAAGCTATTAGGAGTATTAAAGAACATGAATCGGGAAGTGATCGAATTGCAGAAGCGGTTGCTGGTCTTGATGTTGATATTGTGGTAAATGTGCAGGGAGATGAGCCTTTTACTGAAGCCGGACCTTTAGAGCAGGTTTTGTCTGTGTTTAAAGACGACAGAGAACGCAAAATAGATCTGGCATCTTTAATGCGTGAGATTACCGATGAAACTGAAATTAACAATCCGAATAATGTAAAAGTGGTGGTCGATCAGTCGCAGTTTGCGTTGTATTTTTCGAGATCGGTAATTCCGTATCCAAGAGATAAAGACGTTGGGGTACGTTACTTTCAGCACATTGGAATTTATGCTTTTAGAAAACAGGCTTTATTGGATTTTTACAGTCTGCCGATGAAATCTTTAGAAGCTTCCGAGAAATTAGAGCAATTACGTTATTTAGAATTCGGGAAACGTATAAAAATGGTAGAAACCACCCATGTCGGAATCGGAATTGATACTGCCGAGGATTTAGAA
- a CDS encoding PQQ-binding-like beta-propeller repeat protein — protein MKKHLILPLLLLNLTFIPSAFCQKKSTINNAFTDRIFSGQGYQPTSSLKWKFKTDGKIFSSPVTKNGIVYIGSEDGFLYAVEENSGKTKWKFKTNGAIHSTPGLFENTVFFGSFDGNYYAVNTQNGKLIWKFKTGGEHWFGEKGIFGLKPETQYMEDLWSFYLSSPVVYKKEKQAVVLFGSSDGNVYSLDAKTGSLKWKFKTNGPVHGTPVIDQNKIYVGGWDAVLYALNIETGKEIWRFATGTKPGFKGIQSSVAVADGKVFFGAREPFFFALEAETGKLVWKYDAENSWVLSTAVIQNNTVYVGTSDTYALLALDARNGAEKYRFKTNGYIYNSPAIAGSTIYFGDFTGNFFSLDLLSNGKKSKTISTEDRKQFAASVLKNDLLDSVHAAHYTDLSVYENNKKAMDELYKLGSIVSSPFISNNTVYFGSADGYLYAYNLEKES, from the coding sequence ATGAAAAAACACCTGATTTTGCCCTTGCTTTTATTAAACTTAACTTTTATTCCCTCGGCCTTCTGCCAAAAAAAATCTACTATAAACAATGCTTTTACAGATCGCATTTTCAGCGGACAAGGGTATCAGCCTACTTCCAGCCTGAAATGGAAATTCAAAACCGACGGTAAAATTTTTTCCTCTCCGGTTACAAAAAACGGTATTGTTTATATTGGCAGCGAAGATGGTTTTCTTTACGCTGTTGAAGAAAACTCAGGCAAAACAAAGTGGAAATTCAAAACTAACGGAGCCATCCACAGTACTCCCGGCCTCTTTGAAAATACTGTTTTCTTTGGAAGTTTTGATGGAAACTATTACGCGGTAAACACTCAAAACGGAAAATTAATCTGGAAATTTAAAACAGGTGGAGAACATTGGTTTGGAGAAAAAGGCATATTTGGACTGAAGCCGGAAACTCAATACATGGAAGATTTATGGAGTTTTTATCTGTCCTCCCCTGTCGTTTACAAAAAAGAAAAACAAGCAGTGGTGTTATTCGGCAGCAGTGACGGAAATGTTTATTCGCTGGATGCCAAAACAGGAAGTTTAAAATGGAAGTTTAAAACCAACGGACCTGTACACGGAACTCCGGTAATCGATCAGAATAAAATTTACGTTGGCGGCTGGGATGCTGTTCTATACGCCTTAAACATCGAAACCGGTAAGGAGATCTGGCGCTTTGCAACCGGAACAAAACCAGGTTTTAAAGGAATCCAATCTTCGGTAGCTGTTGCTGATGGAAAAGTCTTTTTTGGAGCCAGAGAGCCGTTCTTCTTTGCTCTTGAAGCCGAAACCGGAAAATTGGTTTGGAAATACGATGCCGAAAATTCCTGGGTTCTAAGTACTGCAGTGATTCAGAATAATACGGTTTATGTAGGAACTTCAGACACTTATGCCCTACTGGCTCTGGATGCCAGAAATGGTGCAGAAAAATATCGATTCAAAACGAATGGTTACATCTATAATTCTCCGGCTATAGCAGGAAGCACTATTTATTTTGGTGATTTTACAGGCAATTTCTTTAGTCTTGACCTTCTTTCTAACGGAAAGAAATCTAAAACCATAAGCACCGAGGACCGTAAGCAATTTGCTGCTTCTGTCTTAAAAAATGATTTATTAGATTCTGTTCACGCTGCGCACTACACAGACCTTTCTGTATATGAAAACAATAAAAAAGCAATGGATGAATTGTACAAACTGGGATCAATTGTTTCTTCGCCATTCATCAGTAATAATACAGTTTACTTCGGAAGTGCCGACGGTTATCTGTATGCGTACAACTTAGAAAAAGAATCCTAA